One Ogataea parapolymorpha DL-1 chromosome VI, whole genome shotgun sequence DNA window includes the following coding sequences:
- a CDS encoding RNA helicase in the DEAD-box family, necessary for prespliceosome formation: protein MFPDAVSSPGVAGQPLTSAEEKRRARLAKLAAWKKKKEAEAEKKPVKFTAKAKTTPKKPTRLVRKNLLDGPAENTEQTTDDAPLDLDTLLENMEHSQHKDGSAALFESDDDIPSESDTDAEHLDPAKLLQAINEKNKKSVPEHPPSEHPYTRRLYNESAFISSLSPDEVDSLRLRDAITVRGKSVARPIITWDHLGLPLSLRSALDSLGFEAPTPIQCEALPNVMSGHDLIGIAKTGSGKTLAFLLPLFRQLLANPAAPSVRALVMTPTRELAMQIFNESSVFLEALKLRGCCCYGGQSISQQIAEIKKGCDLVVGTPGRIIDLLCANNGRVLRLSHVTYLVLDEADRMFDMGFEPQVMKILKVTRPDRQTVLFSATFPPRMEALARRCLTDPVEVLVGAKNLVNDKIMQQFEILDEEQKFGRLLQVLARFQSSDSGKILIFVDKQDSCDSLANQLIIRGYPTLSLHGGKEQIDRDGIISDFKSNVIDILVATSVASRGLDVKDLNLVVNYDSPNHMEDYVHRVGRTGRAGRSGTAVTFVTRHQERSASDIVRLLELSGTQPPAELAQIASRFREKLKRGEVKYGSGFGGRGLEKLAEIREQKKKLDRTLYEGENGSETNYDDDDDDETAEVPSDKLNNFQVVFGSIKRGPDSAVHHAKMNINDLPQSTRWHMSNKDNINKVVEATGTSITTKGRYYGPGKEPGAKDDPKLYLLIEGDNEMSVRQAVEMFKRSLVEGLKDSLDERKRKFTIV from the coding sequence ATGTTTCCCGATGCTGTAAGTAGCCCTGGAGTAGCGGGCCAGCCATTAACCAGTGCAGAAGAGAAGCGACGCGCGCGGCTGGCAAAGCTAGCGGcgtggaagaagaagaaagaggcCGAGGCCGAGAAAAAGCCTGTCAAGTTCACGGCAAAGGCAAAAACGACGCCTAAAAAACCCACCCGTCTGGTGCGCAAAAACCTGCTGGACGGGCCAGCAGAGAATACGGAGCAGACAACCGACGACGCCCCGCTGGACCTGGACACGCTGCTCGAAAACATGGAGCACAGCCAGCACAAAGACGGCTCCGCCGCGCTCTTTgagagcgacgacgacatccCCTCAGAGTCCGACACCGACGCAGAACACCTGGACCCGGCCAAACTTCTCCAGGCCATCAACgagaagaacaagaagtCGGTGCCCGAACACCCTCCCAGCGaacacccgtacaccagaCGCCTCTACAACGAGAGCGCGTTCATCAGCTCGCTGTCGCCGGACGAGGTGGACTCATTGCGGCTCCGTGACGCGATCACCGTACGCGGCAAGTCTGTTGCACGGCCCATTATCACGTGGGACCATCTGGGACTGCCTCTTTCGCTACGGAGTGCGCTGGACTCGCTCGGTTTCGAGGCTCCCACGCCTATCCAGTGTGAGGCTCTCCCGAACGTGATGAGCGGCCACGATCTGATTGGAATTGCCAAGACAGGCTCTGGAAAGACGCTTGCGTTTCTGCTGCCTTTGTTTCGCCAGCTGCTTGCGAACCCAGCGGCACCGTCTGTGCGTGCTCTGGTGATGACGCCAACTAGGGAGCTGGCAATGCAGATATTCAACGAAAGCAGTGTTTTTCTCGAGGCGCTCAAGCTGCGCggttgctgctgctacGGCGGACAGTCTATTAGTCAGCAAATTgccgagatcaagaaagGCTGCGACCTGGTAGTCGGCACGCCGGGACGGATCATCGATCTGCTGTGCGCGAACAATGGCCGCGTTCTGCGGCTCAGTCATGTGACGTACctcgttctggacgaggccgaccGCATGTTTGACATGGGGTTCGAGCCACAGGTGatgaagatcttgaaagTGACGAGGCCGGACCGGCAGACCGTTCTATTTTCGGCAACATTTCCTCCGCGGATGGAGGCTCTTGCCAGGCGGTGTTTGACAGACCCGGTCGAGGTGCTTGTGGGGGCCAAGAACCTGGTgaacgacaagatcatGCAGCAGTTCGagattctggacgaggagcagaaatTCGGCCGTTTGCTGCAAGTTCTGGCCCGCTTCCAGAGCAGCGACTCgggaaaaatattaattttCGTCGACAAGCAGGACAGCTGCGACAGTCTGGCAAATCAGCTCATCATCAGAGGGTATCCGACGCTGTCGCTGCATGGCGGGAAAGAGCAGATTGACAGGGACGGCATTATTTCTGATTTCAAGAGCAACGTGATTGACATATTGGTTGCTACGTCGGTTGCGTCGCGCGGCTTGGACGTGAAGGATTTGAATTTGGTGGTCAACTACGACTCGCCCAACCACATGGAGGACTACGTGCACCGCGTGGGGCGCACGGGGCGCGCGGGCCGCTCGGGAACGGCCGTCACGTTTGTCACACGGCACCAGGAGCGAAGTGCCAGCGACATAGTGCGGTTGCTGGAGCTTTCGGGCACGCAGCCGCCTGCAGAGCTGGCACAGATTGCGAGCCGGTTCCGCGAAAAGCTCAAGCGTGGCGAGGTGAAGTATGGGTCTGGGTTTGGGGGCCGCGggctggagaagctggccgAAATTAgggagcagaaaaagaagctcGACAGAACGCTGTACGAGGGGGAAAACGGCTCCGAGACCaactacgacgacgacgacgacgacgagacggcAGAGGTGCCGTccgacaagctgaacaatTTCCAAGtcgtctttggcagcatCAAGCGTGGTCCGGACTCTGCCGTCCACCACGCGAAGATGAACATCAACGACTTGCCTCAAAGCACGCGTTGGCACATGTCCAATAAGGACAACATTAATAAGGTGGTCGAGGCGACCGGCACGTCGATCACCACCAAGGGCCGCTACTACGGGCCGGGCAAGGAGCCTGGAGCCAAGGACGA